A window of Bradyrhizobium diazoefficiens genomic DNA:
CCGATCGCGGCCAACAAATTCTTTGGGGGCGGGTTCGATGGGCTGAGAGCCGCATTGTCGAGAGACTATTCACGCCAGGTCGCATTTAGAACCAATGACGGATGGGTGTCGGTCTCGTCCGTATCTTTCCTTCGCCACATGACCGACCGCTGCCTCTTCACGTGACCAAAGTCGGTGCGCAACCGTAACCTTTCCCGAAACTCGATCGAATCGTCCTTGTCGAGGCCGCCGCGTCTTTGCTGGGCCGCTGCAGGGATCGAAGGTTACCGAAAGGGTCGTCGCGACGATGAGTTCGTTCCGCTACATCGCATTTGCCGTCGCGGCAGCGAGCGCCGGGGCGATGTTCTATATCGGGCTTTACCAGAGTCGCCTGGTCGGCCGCCTCATCTGCCCGTTCCTCGGCGAGCAGTGCGAGGGCGTCGCCGACGCACCGTTCGCGCGGCCCTTCGGCATTCCGGACGGCTACATTGGGGCCGCCCTGTACATCGTGATCCTCGGTCTGCTGCTCGCGCCGCCCGCCCGCTGGGTCTGGATCGCGCTGCTCGTGCTCGCGGCGGCCGCGACCGCGGCGAACGTGCTCGGCATCCGCGACATGACGAATTTCGGCGGCTACTGCTTCTACTGTCTGACGACCGCTGTGCTGTCCCCGGTGCTGCTCTACTCGGTCTGGAAGCTCGGATGATGTCGGAAGGGCCGGCTATGGATGCAAAAATCCCCGCAGCATTCGAGCACGGTCTCTCGCCCGTTCGGCGCGTGGATTCGAACTACGTATTCCACGAACTCACCCGAAGCATCTGTCCGTCCTGCAAGACGGTCATCGACGCCAAGATCCTGCTTCGCGACAACAAGGTCTACATGAGCAAGCGCTGCCCGCATTGCGGGCCGTTCATGTCCCTCGTCTACGACGACGCGCAGGCCTACCTGTCGTTTGCCCGCTTCAACAAGCCCGGCACGATCCCGCTGGCGTACGGCACGCGGCACGACAAGGGCTGCCCGCACGATTGCGGGCTCTGTCCCGACCACGAACAGCACGCCTGCCTCGGCATCATCGAGGTGAACAGCGCGTGCGACATGGATTGCCCGCTCTGTTTCGCGGAGGCGGCACCCGGCTTCAGCCTGACCATGGAGGAAGTCGAGCAGATGCTCGATGACTATGTCCGGACGGAAGGCCGACCGGAGGTCGTCCAGTTCTCCGGCGGCGAGCCGACCATGCATCCGCGGATCATCGACTTCGTCCGTGCCGCCCAGGCCCGCGGCATCCGCTTCGTCATGCTGAACACCAACGGCAAGCGCATCGCCCGCGACGACAGGTTTCTGGCGGAACTCGATCAGGTACGCCCCTCGCTCTACTTCCAGTTCGACGGCTTCGAGCGCGAGACCTACCGGGCGATCCGCGGTGAGCCCGACATCCTGGAAGAGAAGCTCCGCGCCCTCGATCGGCTGGCCCAGATCGGACTCGACGTGACCATCGTCCCTGCCATCGAGCGCGGCATCAACGAGCATGAAATCGGGCGGATCGTGGACTTCGCGATCGAGCATCCGGCGATCCGCGGCATCACCTTCCAGCCCGCCTTCCATGCGGGACGGTACTCCGCGCACGATCCGATGAAGCGCATGACGATTCCGGAGATCGTCCGGCTGATCGAGGCGCAGACCGGCGGCAAGTTCGTCGCCTCGGATTTCGTGCCGGTACCGTGCTGCTTCCCAACCTGCAATTCGGTGACCTACGCCTTCATCGAGGACGGCAGGGTCACCCCTCTGCCGCGCATCGTCGATGTCGGCG
This region includes:
- a CDS encoding radical SAM protein, with product MDAKIPAAFEHGLSPVRRVDSNYVFHELTRSICPSCKTVIDAKILLRDNKVYMSKRCPHCGPFMSLVYDDAQAYLSFARFNKPGTIPLAYGTRHDKGCPHDCGLCPDHEQHACLGIIEVNSACDMDCPLCFAEAAPGFSLTMEEVEQMLDDYVRTEGRPEVVQFSGGEPTMHPRIIDFVRAAQARGIRFVMLNTNGKRIARDDRFLAELDQVRPSLYFQFDGFERETYRAIRGEPDILEEKLRALDRLAQIGLDVTIVPAIERGINEHEIGRIVDFAIEHPAIRGITFQPAFHAGRYSAHDPMKRMTIPEIVRLIEAQTGGKFVASDFVPVPCCFPTCNSVTYAFIEDGRVTPLPRIVDVGDYLDYITNRIVPDFSHEVRTALEGLWSSSSVAGSEASEDRVAISCQICELPDGLAINGIAKNMIMIMLQDFMDPWTFNQKNVMKCCKEFLLPGGKQIPFCAFNSVGYREQARAQLNAMEPERRRARKEGRPFEPKPIVFDFGDKRPR
- a CDS encoding vitamin K epoxide reductase family protein, giving the protein MSSFRYIAFAVAAASAGAMFYIGLYQSRLVGRLICPFLGEQCEGVADAPFARPFGIPDGYIGAALYIVILGLLLAPPARWVWIALLVLAAAATAANVLGIRDMTNFGGYCFYCLTTAVLSPVLLYSVWKLG